A genome region from Eurosta solidaginis isolate ZX-2024a chromosome 2, ASM4086904v1, whole genome shotgun sequence includes the following:
- the LOC137239484 gene encoding vitellin-degrading protease-like — protein sequence MNIRNNIALLFALLGLVLSYTNGQFRIIDGEVTDVKRRAHSAAIFQTGLYICFGSIVACKLVVTAAHCVKGGQRRYVWDVHYYCEDNPETQFMNIAILQLTEPFKLNGAVQVIELCNDRLVPGSWMVIIGWDHVKKVPPSHLLKTKLVEIKKCENENKNLSIPENLAEITVYAGPQGDMWFGDSGAAGVMNERLCAVAQGRSRVASDPGIYLDLTNEKVRNFITTTMHNVELNTEVISDSE from the exons ATGAATATACGAAATAATATCGCGCTGCTATTTGCCCTGCTTGGTCTTGTTTTAAGCTATACAAATGGACAATTTCGCATTATAGATGGCGAAGTAACAGATGTAAAGAGAAGAGCACATTCAGCAGCTATATTTCAAACTGGTCTCTATATATGTTTTGGTTCCATAGTCGCTTGTAAATTGGTGGTTACAGCTGCGCATTGCGTAAAAG GAGGACAACGACGCTATGTATGGGATGTACATTATTATTGTGAAGATAATCCAGAAACGCAATTTATGAATATAGCTATACTTCAATTGACTGAACCCTTTAAACTGAATGGTGCAGTACAAGTAATAGAACTTTGCAATGATCGATTAGTACCGGGCTCTTGGATGGTAATTATTGGATGGGATCATGTAAAAAAAGTACCTCCTTCTCATCTTCTCAAAACTAAGTTggtggaaataaaaaaatgtgagaatgaaaataaaaatttatcaataccGGAAAATTTAGCAGAAATAACCGTTTATGCTGGACCTCAGGGAGATATGTGgtttggagattctggagcagcagGCGTTATGAATGaacgactttgtgcggtggcacaagGTAGGAGTAGAGTCGCCAGTGATCCGGGTATATATTTAGATCTAACAAATGAAAAAGTTCGAAACTTCATAACAACCACGATGCACAATGTAGAGCTAAATACCGAAGTAATAAGTGATAGCGAATAG